One genomic window of Mucilaginibacter sp. SJ includes the following:
- a CDS encoding deoxyguanosinetriphosphate triphosphohydrolase, with product MNWDQLLSAKRWGYEDKYIANHIDARSEFQRDYDRIIFSSPFRRLQNKTQVFPLPGSIFVHNRLTHSLEVASVGRSLGRMHFNRMLKEDPDVEKKYPLISEIGNMVAAACLAHDLGNPAFGHSGESAISHYFAEGAGKDYKDAVTAQQWEDLTHFEGNANALRLLTHPFAGKGRGSLALTYSTIASIAKYPCSSLAGHKKGIIYRKKYGFFASEQHDFEKIANDLGLIRVEGDELIYKRHPLVYLVEAADDICYNVVDLEDAHRLKILSYEEVKTLLMPLCTIPRMEERLEEFDDTDAKVGYLRAIAINTLVNQCSNLFYGKQEEIMNGDFNSALMDAIEEPLRSAMKAIEKVSVKKIYNYSSVVQKEVAGYKVMGGLLEEFVPAYLKNNSKYHEKLIELIPKQFLTKANDDYSKIQTVLDFVSGMTDLYAVELFRKIKGISFPSMS from the coding sequence ATGAACTGGGATCAACTGTTATCGGCAAAACGCTGGGGTTACGAGGATAAATATATTGCAAACCATATCGATGCACGATCGGAGTTTCAGCGGGATTACGACCGGATCATTTTTTCATCACCCTTCAGGAGGTTACAAAACAAAACCCAGGTATTCCCTTTACCCGGAAGCATTTTTGTACATAACCGGCTTACTCATAGTTTGGAGGTAGCCAGTGTGGGCCGCTCGTTAGGGCGGATGCATTTTAACAGGATGCTTAAAGAAGATCCTGATGTAGAAAAGAAATATCCGCTGATCAGTGAGATCGGTAATATGGTGGCTGCCGCCTGCTTAGCCCATGATTTGGGTAATCCCGCCTTTGGCCATTCGGGCGAATCAGCCATTTCACATTATTTTGCCGAAGGAGCGGGTAAGGATTATAAGGATGCTGTTACAGCTCAGCAATGGGAAGATCTCACTCATTTTGAGGGTAACGCCAATGCTTTGAGATTATTGACGCATCCGTTTGCAGGTAAAGGCCGGGGGAGTTTGGCATTAACTTATTCTACCATCGCTTCTATTGCAAAATACCCGTGTTCATCTCTCGCCGGGCATAAAAAGGGTATCATCTACCGAAAGAAATATGGTTTCTTCGCTTCCGAGCAACATGACTTTGAAAAGATAGCCAATGATTTGGGTTTGATCAGGGTAGAGGGAGATGAACTTATTTACAAAAGGCATCCATTAGTATATCTTGTTGAGGCAGCTGACGATATTTGCTACAATGTCGTTGATCTGGAAGATGCCCATCGCCTTAAAATACTCTCTTATGAGGAGGTGAAGACATTGTTGATGCCGTTGTGTACTATTCCCAGGATGGAAGAGCGACTGGAAGAGTTTGATGATACTGATGCTAAAGTTGGCTATTTGAGGGCAATAGCAATAAATACCTTGGTAAATCAATGTTCAAACCTGTTTTATGGCAAACAGGAAGAGATCATGAATGGTGATTTTAATTCGGCACTGATGGATGCGATTGAAGAACCGCTCCGGTCTGCCATGAAAGCGATCGAAAAGGTTTCTGTAAAAAAGATCTACAACTATAGTTCGGTAGTACAAAAGGAAGTTGCCGGTTATAAGGTAATGGGTGGTTTATTGGAAGAGTTTGTCCCTGCTTATTTAAAGAATAATTCAAAATACCACGAGAAACTGATCGAACTGATCCCTAAACAGTTTTTAACCAAAGCCAATGACGATTATTCAAAGATCCAGACCGTTCTTGACTTTGTTTCGGGCATGACCGATCTGTATGCTGTTGAATTGTTTAGAAAAATCAAAGGGATTTCGTTCCCGTCGATGAGCTGA